A single Cucumis melo cultivar AY chromosome 4, USDA_Cmelo_AY_1.0, whole genome shotgun sequence DNA region contains:
- the LOC103486891 gene encoding uncharacterized protein LOC103486891, with product MVRPFAAKGKKRKKAEKYDRDEDGEESSSPAKKVMVENEPDEEPPKEDFHELEGIPIVPKDPKTDNNAGVIFILERASLEVAKVGKNYQLLNSDDHSNYLRRNNRNPGDYRPDILHQALLAIFDSRIAKAGRLKVVYVKTEKGLLIEIKPYVRLPRTQKRFYGVMLQLLQKLSITAAGKREKLFRVIKNPVTQYLPANCRKMGFSHSSDKLVKMRNYLDAVKDDVDLVFVVGAMAHGKIETDYTDDLLAISEYPLSASCCIADICKDLAEKWNVG from the exons ATGGTTCGACCATTTGCGGCGAAggggaagaagagaaagaaggcGGAGAAATACGACAGAGACGAAGATGGCGAGGAATCCTCCTCTCCTGCCAAGAAAGTTATGGTGGAGAATGAACCTGATGAAGAACCACCCAAGGAGGACTTCCATGAACTTGAAGGTATTCCTATTGTTCCGAAAGACCCCAAGACTGATAACAATGCTGGTGTCATCTTCATCCTCGAAAGAGCTTCTCTGGAAGTTGCCAAAGTTGGGAAG AATTACCAGCTGTTGAATTCTGATGACCACTCCAATTATTTGCGGAGGAATAATAGAAATCCGGGGGATTATAGACCTGATATCTTGCATCAA GCTCTTTTGGCGATTTTCGATAGCCGAATTGCAAAGGCTGGGAGATTGAAAGTTGTTTATGTGAAAACTGAGAAAGGTTTATTAATTGAAATTAAACCATACGTTCGTCTTCCAAGGACGCAGAAACGATTTTATGGAGTTATGT TACAATTGCTACAAAAGTTAAGCATCACAGCTGCGGGTAAGCGTGAGAAACTCTTTCGGGTGATAAAGAACCCTGTAACTCAGTACTTACCTGCCAATTGTCGTAAAATGG GTTTCTCGCATAGTTCGGATAAGTTGGTCAAGATGCGAAATTATCTGGATGCTGTCAAAGATGATGTAGATCTTGTTTTTGTG GTGGGTGCAATGGCTCATGGGAAAATTGAGACCGATTACACTGATGATCTATTAGCAA TTTCTGAATATCCTCTTAGTGCTAGTTGCTGTATTGCGGATATTTGCAAAGATTTGGCAGAGAAATGGAATGTAGGGTGA